Part of the Methanobacterium aggregans genome, CTGCAGACAGTCCTGAGTACATCCTGGCACATCCAGATGTTGGGAGAACATGGTTGGTTCCAGAGCCGTAGTCTCCTGCTGCCACAGGTGTGAGTCTGCCTAAAAATATTGATCCTGCATTGTTTATGGAATTAAGTAGTTTTTCAGGATTTTCTGTTGTTATTATCAGGTGCTCTGGACCGTATTCATTTGAAAAATCAACTGCCTCTTCAATGGAGTTTGTTACAATGATCCTCCCATACCTCTCAAGGGATTCTGTTATGATTTCCCTGCGCTCCATGGATCCTATTTTCTCCTGAATTTCCGTGTTAACTGCCTCTGCAGTGTCCATTGAATCTGTAACAAGAACTGATGCTGCATTTGGATCGTGCTCTGCCTGTGCCATCATATCCAGTGCCACGTATTCGGGATCTGCTGTTTCATCTGCAATTATGAGAACTTCTGATGGGCCTGCAGGGAAATCTATGTCAACTGCTCCGTAGACCATTTTCTTTGCTGCTGTGACAAATACGTTTCCAGGCCCAACTATTTTATCAACCTTTGGAATGGTTTCTGTTCCATAGGCCATTGCAGCCACTGCCTGGGCACCTCCAACCATGTATATCTCATCAATACCCGCTATGCTGGCTGCTGCAAGGATTATATCGCTGACAGTGCCATCTGGGCCAGGAGGGGTGCAGCAGACAACTCTTGGAACTCCCGCCATCTTTGCAGGTATGGCTGTCATTAATATGGTTGATGGATAAATTGCCCTGCCTCCTGGAATGTAACATCCAACTGAGTCCAGGGGTCTGATTATCTGCCCGGCAGTTATGCCTTCATCAACCTCAATGAACCATTCTTCAGGTATCTGGGCCTTGTG contains:
- the hisD gene encoding histidinol dehydrogenase; translation: MEIIKLTDKERNELLKRSELDDTRVTGTVGEIINDVRARGDVALKHYTEKFDKVELKDLRVKKASINKKNFSIDEKVLNALKKASDNIKKFHKAQIPEEWFIEVDEGITAGQIIRPLDSVGCYIPGGRAIYPSTILMTAIPAKMAGVPRVVCCTPPGPDGTVSDIILAAASIAGIDEIYMVGGAQAVAAMAYGTETIPKVDKIVGPGNVFVTAAKKMVYGAVDIDFPAGPSEVLIIADETADPEYVALDMMAQAEHDPNAASVLVTDSMDTAEAVNTEIQEKIGSMERREIITESLERYGRIIVTNSIEEAVDFSNEYGPEHLIITTENPEKLLNSINNAGSIFLGRLTPVAAGDYGSGTNHVLPTSGCARMYSGLSAESFIKKPTVQRLSEKGVLSLKDVIVDLAEYEGLYAHAESFKKRLDHVTSKR